The Paenibacillus sp. 481 DNA window TATGTGTAAAATTAACTTCATATGCAGTGCGACTACTCATCGCTGTCAGATTGCTTAGAATGCTGCTCTTTAGATGCTGCCTGCGATTGTGCCTGCGACTCCGTTTGAGTCTGCGGCTGCATTTACGACTCTGTCTTCGATGGCGCTGCTTGCGTATGAGCATGCGAACGACGCAAAGGCGGCAGCTGCCAGTACGTTCCGGCACGCCATAGCCATTCGGCTGGTCCCATACGGAAGTAGCGGAACCATGCCTTACTCCACGCAACCTGCACCAACAAGAAGACGGTGCAGTACACCGTTCCTGCCCACAGCGGGGCCTGTACGGCATCAGTCCAGAACACCCCCAGCACAAGCATCGTAATGATCGTATGCGACAAATAGTTCGTCAAGGCCATACGGCCGACTGCTGCCATGCCGCTAAAGCGCTGGGCACCAAAGCGTTGAATCAGGCGCAGCAAGGTACAGACGTAGAACACGGCCATCGTTTTGCCACTAAGGAATGTGTAATGGTATACCTTCTCATACTCGTAAGTCGATGCCGATCGATAGTAGTCGAGCATCGGGATAAAGATGAGGACAGATAATATCAATGTCGCCCACTGCAATTGGCGAATCCTCGCGTTATGTTGCGAAATTTGCTCAAACCACCGCTGCTTGCCCGCATACAATCCCAGCAAGAACAATCCTAATACTTCAAAGCTCATCGCCAACGAGTTAGGCAGACCACTTGTCAAAAATAGCCCGAAGCGCTGACTGAGATCCATCGCCACGTATCCTGAATATGGTGAAGGCGTATCCATATACTCGGGAATATTTGCTATCAGTATCGTAGTTAGCACCGTTGTTACTGCAAATAAGCTAAGTAAAGTAATGCTCCATATCAAAATTGTTTTTGGCGCACGCTTATAAAAGAGAAGTAGCAAAAATCCGAACATTGCATACGTATGCAAAATGTCGCCGAACCAAAGCAGAATGAAATGGGCTCCTCCAATTGCGAATAAGATGGCGAGGCGTCGCGAAAATAAACGCCCAGTTCGCAAACCACGTCGTTCCGCACTTTGCATAAACAAGTAAAACCCTAGTCCGAACAAAAACGAGAAGATCGTATAGAACTTGGTCTGGACAAACATATCGTAAAATAAGCGGATAAGTGCATCTGCCCCTTCATAGCTGGAATGAGTCATAATCCCGTTTCCAGCCATTTCGGGGATGTTGACAAAAAAGATGCCAAAAATAGCGAAGCCTCGAATGATGTCCAAGGCATCGATTCGTTGCTGAGGCTGTAGTTGTTGCGACATAAGTTTACAATCTCCTTTAATGCATCTATACATTTGCTGTAGTCAAACGTTAACAATATCATACAGTAGTTGAACAGACAACGCTTGGCGTAAGTAAACAGGGGGTTCCATATAAATGTTCGTTAATTAATTGTAGTAAACAAAATAAATAGGTGTTAATTATAATATATTTATTAAAATACGAACATTAGGCATTTATATTGTTGACTCGTTCGTATTTGTTCGTTACAATAAGCATGTCGCTAACAACGTGGCAATGTTTGGTTTTAGCATTTGGTTGGAACAACAATGGTCTCTATCCTGTTTCGTATATTCTTGGAGATATGGTCCAAGGGTCTCTACCAGGAGCCGTAAATTCCTGACTACGATGGGTGTGCTTTGGCATACCTGTTGAAGTCGGGGCTTTTTTTTGCCCAAAATCGTAAAAATGAACGTTCTTATGCATGAACAGTAGAGATAAAAAGCTAACGTGTACGTTATGAGGAGGAACCGAGGAACGATGAGTAAATTTGATGTCATTGTTGTAGGCGCTGGTCCGGCCGGAATTTTTACATGTTATGAGCTATCTTTGAAAGCTCCCCATTTGAAGGTGCTGCTTGTAGATAAAGGGCACGATATTTATCGTCGCAGTTGTCCGATTTTGGAGGAGAAAATTCAACTGTGTCCACCAGCCGCTGGCAAAAAGGAATTTGCAGGCTGTTTACCAGCTTGTTCGATCACAAATGGATTTGGTGGCGCAGGTGCTTACAGTGACGGGAAATTTAATATTACGACGGAGTTTGGCGGTTGGTTGACCGATTATTTACCTCCTTCCCAAGTTCTTGATCTGATTCAATATGTAGATACGATTAATTTAGAACACGGTGCAACACCAGATATAACGGACCCGACTACGGAGACGGTTCGCCGCATTGAGCATCAAGGATACGCTGCGGGCTTGAAGTTACTGCGGGCACAGGTACGCCATTTAGGAACGGAGCAGAACTTAGAAATTTTAAAATCAATCTTTGAATACTTGCGCACGCGCATTGAAATGCAGTTCAAAACGGAAGTAGCCGACATTGTAACCGTAAGGCAGGATGGACGTCATGTCTTGAAGGGCATTGAGCTTAAAAATGGCGAGACGCACGAGGCGGATCAGGTCGTCATCGTGCCAGGGCGTGACGGTTCAGCTTGGCTGACGGATATCTTGAAGAAGCGCCGTCTTAAAATGTACAACAACCAAGTCGATGTCGGAGTACGAGTTGAAACGTCCGATGTCGTGATGCGTGAAATTAACGAACATTTATATGAAGGAAAATTCGTGTTCAACACGTCGGTAGGGACGCGGGTGCGTACGTTTTGCAGCAACCCGTCAGGGCACGTCGTTGTTGAAAATCATAGTGGCATTATGTGTGCGAACGGTCACTCTTACAAAGATCCGAAGCTGGGCTCGCCGAATACGAACTTTGCGCTGCTCGTGTCGCATAAGTTCACGGACCCGTTCGATAAGCCGAACGAGTACGCGCGTGAAATTTGCAAACGCGCTAACGATTTGTCGAGCGGCGGCGTTATCGTGCAGAAGTACGGCGATATTTTGCGTGGCCGCCGTTCAACGGACAACCGCATTCGCGAAGGCTTCTTGGAGCCGACGCTGCGTGAGGCGGTGCCAGGCGACTTAGGGCTTGTGCTGCCATACAATACGATGAAAAGTTTAATCGAAATGGTTGAAGCACTCGACAAAGTAACGCCAGGCCTTGCGTCTGAGCACACGCTGTTCTACGGCGTGGAAGCGAAGTTCTACTCTGCGCGGCCGAAGCTCGACGTCACGTTGGAGGCCGAAATTGCCGGCCTGTACTGTGGCGGCGACGGCGCAGGCATTACGCGTGGCTTGGCACAGGCTGGCGCGGCTGGCGTACACATCGCGCGCGGCATCATGGATAAGCGCGGCGTATAGTACTCCGATTAGCGGAGGGAAATAGGGTAGATTTCCCCGAAGTCATTTATCAACTATAACCCGAAAGATAGACCCTTTGTTCCGCAGGGCTGTCTTTCGGGTTTTTTGCTATGGCTTCACGTAATAGCTCTGTTATATAGATCGAATAGAGGGAAGTCTAGGGCTGGGACGAGCTAGTCTATTTTACGAGTATAAAAACTAGGGTTCATCTGTCTCTATCAAATAAGTAAAAATTACATACTATAGTCAGAGAACGATAACATCCATTGAGAGGGGGGATATAATGTCTCAATCTAATATTCCTAACATTACGCCCGTAATTAGCGTAACACGTGACGACGCTATTACCTTGTTACTTTCCTCTATTGCTTTAGAAGAGTTGGGACTTAGCCATATTTTGAACGCAGAAGGGGAAAAGTTACAGTATGTACTCGGCACACTTCCTGGTGTAACTGCACCTGGTGCGACACTTAGTGACATTCTAACGATGAATGAAAGTGTTCGTGCCACGATTAGGGAGATTACGAAGAAGGAATTTATTTTGGACAGTAAGCTGAACAGCATCTTGAATACCCCTATCTCAATTGGTCCGACAGGTCCTGCAGGCCCTACTGGACCATCTGGCGGCCCTCCTGGCCCGACAGGACTTACTGGCGCGACGGGTGCGACTGGCTCTACCGGAGCAACAGGAGCCACCGGAGCAACAGGAGCCACCGGAGCAACAGGAGCCACCGGAGCTGCTGGTGCGATCGGTGCCACGGGAGCGACTGGAGATCCGGGTGTTACCGGCCCGACAGGAGCCACGGGCCCAACGGGGGTTGGCGCTACCGGAGCCACGGGTAATACAGGTGCGACAGGTATTACGGGGGCTATAGGTCCAACTGGCGCTACTGGCGTAACAGGGGCTGGAGCCACGGGCGCAACAGGTGCCACAGGAGCAACAGGTACGACGGGTGCCACTGGCGTAACTGGTATTACAGGTTTAACAGGGCCATTCCTATCAAGTTATATTGAAATAGCCCAAAATGTTGCCCAAACCGTTGCCCAAAATGGTTTGGTTAACTTCAATATAGTAGATAATATCGGTACCGCCTTTACTTTCAATGGGACGGATACGGTAACGGTCAACGAGATAGGGTTGTATAGCGTAGAGTATTGGCTCAACCTAGACACCGCGAGTGCCGCAAGCGTGTTTGGACTGATTCAGAATGGAGTGAGCTTCTTTTCGCCAACGGGTAATGCAGCTGCAGGCGGAGGGAACTTGGCAGGTGGAGCACTCATTAATGTACCAACTACACCATTTACGATTCAGCTCGCGAACATATCCGTTGGCGCGAGATCGATTGTTCTGACCGCCGGGAATGCCTTCAGTAGTGCTGCCGCTAATATGCGTATTATCAAATTCGCCGACGGACCTTCTACGTAACCATCCGCTTGCCCCGTGATTTTACGGGTCCAAGATAGACCACGATACAGTTAGAAGATGATTCCTGTGCTGCACAGGCGTCATCTTTTTTTATTTCCGATACCTGTCGGTTGGTATTGTCATATGAACGTTCATATGGGCGAAAAAGAGGGTTCCACGGCGTGTAGCATCTGATGAGCGTGCGATAAAGTACTAATAAAGCACAAATAAGCACTAATAAATCACAAATAAGCACCAATAAAGCACCAATAACGCACCAATAACGCAAGCTAAGGAGGTTTAAATGTTCTTGAGCCGTGAACAAATGACGGGAATGTCCATACAAAAGAGGACACAGGGGACATATAGGGTCTGGAGCATAACTGCAAAGACAAGCCTTCTTCAATGTCTATATATAGACAATATATCTGAAATTATTCACTGCATATAGATATCGAAATACAATAACAGCTGGAATAAAAATATATGCCCATCCCTTTTATGTCCACTATTTGCAAGACAAACCTTTTGAAATTCCGCATATAGTGGACAGATGGAGTAAGAAATAGCGCAATTATACGCATAGAAGTGAAAATGCTGTACTTAAACGATGCCCGCTAAGCTAAGGGGTCATAGCGGGAGCGGGCTACTACGAATTACGTTGTTCCACTTTGCCTAGGCTTAACCTGCCTTGCACATTAAGCCTCCCACCAGAACAAGCTCGCTTGAGAACTTAACAATCCGGCTACTGACAGCGAACCCGAGACGGACAGCGATAATGTGCTCGCTGGAGGGACGATAATCGAGCCGAAGAAGTCAGTCACGAA harbors:
- a CDS encoding collagen-like triple helix repeat-containing protein, with translation MSQSNIPNITPVISVTRDDAITLLLSSIALEELGLSHILNAEGEKLQYVLGTLPGVTAPGATLSDILTMNESVRATIREITKKEFILDSKLNSILNTPISIGPTGPAGPTGPSGGPPGPTGLTGATGATGSTGATGATGATGATGATGATGAAGAIGATGATGDPGVTGPTGATGPTGVGATGATGNTGATGITGAIGPTGATGVTGAGATGATGATGATGTTGATGVTGITGLTGPFLSSYIEIAQNVAQTVAQNGLVNFNIVDNIGTAFTFNGTDTVTVNEIGLYSVEYWLNLDTASAASVFGLIQNGVSFFSPTGNAAAGGGNLAGGALINVPTTPFTIQLANISVGARSIVLTAGNAFSSAAANMRIIKFADGPST
- a CDS encoding NAD(P)/FAD-dependent oxidoreductase, producing MSKFDVIVVGAGPAGIFTCYELSLKAPHLKVLLVDKGHDIYRRSCPILEEKIQLCPPAAGKKEFAGCLPACSITNGFGGAGAYSDGKFNITTEFGGWLTDYLPPSQVLDLIQYVDTINLEHGATPDITDPTTETVRRIEHQGYAAGLKLLRAQVRHLGTEQNLEILKSIFEYLRTRIEMQFKTEVADIVTVRQDGRHVLKGIELKNGETHEADQVVIVPGRDGSAWLTDILKKRRLKMYNNQVDVGVRVETSDVVMREINEHLYEGKFVFNTSVGTRVRTFCSNPSGHVVVENHSGIMCANGHSYKDPKLGSPNTNFALLVSHKFTDPFDKPNEYAREICKRANDLSSGGVIVQKYGDILRGRRSTDNRIREGFLEPTLREAVPGDLGLVLPYNTMKSLIEMVEALDKVTPGLASEHTLFYGVEAKFYSARPKLDVTLEAEIAGLYCGGDGAGITRGLAQAGAAGVHIARGIMDKRGV
- a CDS encoding DUF418 domain-containing protein; protein product: MSQQLQPQQRIDALDIIRGFAIFGIFFVNIPEMAGNGIMTHSSYEGADALIRLFYDMFVQTKFYTIFSFLFGLGFYLFMQSAERRGLRTGRLFSRRLAILFAIGGAHFILLWFGDILHTYAMFGFLLLLFYKRAPKTILIWSITLLSLFAVTTVLTTILIANIPEYMDTPSPYSGYVAMDLSQRFGLFLTSGLPNSLAMSFEVLGLFLLGLYAGKQRWFEQISQHNARIRQLQWATLILSVLIFIPMLDYYRSASTYEYEKVYHYTFLSGKTMAVFYVCTLLRLIQRFGAQRFSGMAAVGRMALTNYLSHTIITMLVLGVFWTDAVQAPLWAGTVYCTVFLLVQVAWSKAWFRYFRMGPAEWLWRAGTYWQLPPLRRSHAHTQAAPSKTES